Proteins encoded together in one Urocitellus parryii isolate mUroPar1 chromosome 3, mUroPar1.hap1, whole genome shotgun sequence window:
- the LOC113178100 gene encoding olfactory receptor 7A10-like gives METRNNTRVLEFLLLGFSKDPELQPLFFGLFLSMYLVTVLGNLLIILASISDSHLHTPMYFFLSNLSFVDICLTSTTIPKMLVNIQTQSKVITYAGCITQICFFLFFIEVDNFLLAVMAYDRYVAICHPLHYTVIMNPRLCGLLVVVCWILSVLHALFQSLMVLRLSFCTHLEIPHFFCEPNHVVQLACSDTFLNEVVMDSALVLMVIGPIAGIVYSYAKITSSIRAISSAQGKYKAFSTCASHLSIVSLFYGTGLGVYLSSAAAQSSHSKATASLMYTTITPMLNPFIYSLRNKDVKRALKSLFGRKV, from the coding sequence ATGGAAACAAGAAACAATACAAGAGTTTTAGAATTTCTTCTGCTGGGATTTTCAAAGGATCCAGAACTGCAGCCCCTCTTCTTTGGGCTGTTCCtctccatgtacctggtcactgtgctgggaaacctgctcatcatcctggcctccatctcagactcccacctgcacacgcccatgtacttcttcctctccaacctgtcctttgtggaCATCTGCCTCACTtccaccaccatccccaagatgctggtgaacatccagacacagagcaaggTCATTACTTATGCAGGTTGCATCACACAAATatgctttttcttgttttttatagAAGTGGACAACTTCCTCCTGGCTGTGATGGCCTATGATaggtatgtggccatctgccacccaCTGCACTACACTGTCATCATGAATCCCAGGCTCTGTGGTTTGCTGGTTGTGGTGTGCTGGATTCTGAGTGTCCTGCATGCCCTGTTTCAAAGCTTAATGGTGTTGCGACTGTCCTTCTGCACACACTTAGAAATCCCCCactttttctgtgaacctaaTCACGTGGTCCAACTTGCCTGTTCTGACACCTTCCTTAATGAGGTGGTGATGGATTCTGCACTTGTGCTGATGGTTATTGGCCCCATCGCTGGCATCGTTTACTCCTATGCTAAGATAACTTCCTCCATCCGAGCAATCTCGTCAGCTCAgggcaagtacaaagccttctccacctgtgcgtCTCACCTGTCCATTGTCTCCCTATTTTACGGCACAGGCCTGGGTGTGTATCTCAGTTCTGCTGCAGCCCAGAGCTCACACTCCAAGGCAACAGCCTCGTTGATGTACACTACgatcacccccatgctgaacccctttatctacagtctgaggaataAGGATGTGAAGAGAGCTCTGAAAAGTCTCTTTGGAAGAAAAGTATAG
- the LOC144253537 gene encoding olfactory receptor 7A10-like, producing MEPGNNTRISEFLLLGFSEDPELQPLIIGLFLSMYLVTVLGNLLIILATISDSHLHTPMYFFLSNLSFVDIWFISTTIPKMLVNIQTQSKAITYAGCIIQMCFFFIFVELDNFLLAVMAYDRYVAICHPLHYTVIMNPRLCGLLVLVCWILSVLHALLQSLMVLRLSFCTHSEVPHFFCERNQVIRLACSDTFLNDLVMNFASVLLGGGPLAGILYSYSKIVSSIRSISSAQSKYRAFSTCASHLSVVFLFYGTGLGVYFSSAAAQSSVSNSTASVMYSVVTPMLNPFIYSLRNKDVKGALRRLFGGKL from the coding sequence ATGGAACCAGGGAACAATACAagaatttcagaatttcttctgCTGGGATTTTCAGAGGACCCAGAACTGCAGCCTCTCATCATTGGACTGTTCCtctccatgtacctggtcactgtgctggggaacctgctcatcatcctggccaccatctcagactcccacctgcacacgcccatgtacttcttcctctccaacctgtcctttgtggacatctggttcatctccaccaccatccccaagatgctggtgaacatccagacacagagcaaggccATTACCTACGCAGGATGCATTATCCAGatgtgctttttctttatttttgtagagTTGGACAACTTCCTCCTggctgtgatggcctatgacaggtatgtggccatctgccaccctCTGCACTACACTGTCATCATGAATCCTAGGCTTTGTGGTTTGCTGGTTCTGGTGTGCTGGATCCTGAGTGTCCTTCATGCCCTGTTACAGAGCTTAATGGTTTTGCGACTGTCCTTCTGCACACACTCAGAAGTCCCCCACTTTTTCTGTGAACGTAACCAGGTGATCCGACTTGCCTGTTCTGACACCTTTCTGAATGATTTGGTGATGAATTTTGCATCTGTGTTGCTGGGAGGTGGCCCCCTCGCTGGCATCCTTTACTCCTACTCCAAGATCGTGTCCTCCATCCGTTCAATCTCATCAGCTCAGAGCAAGTAcagagccttctccacctgtgcatctCACCTCTCCGTGGTCTTCTTATTTTATGGCACAGGCCTGGGTGTGTACTTTAGTTCTGCTGCAgcccagagctcagtctccaatTCAACAGCCTCTGTGATGTACAgcgtggtcacccccatgctgaaccccttcatctacagcctgaggaataAGGATGTGAAGGGGGCCCTGAGAAGGCTCTTTGGAGGGAAACTGTAG